A window of the Lactuca sativa cultivar Salinas chromosome 7, Lsat_Salinas_v11, whole genome shotgun sequence genome harbors these coding sequences:
- the LOC111889286 gene encoding uncharacterized protein LOC111889286: MLTTHKGVILTTLFSSFCVKVKVKAKSKKNINGKPRISMAKKDNFSQKSTLNSSLKIVSQAAVAVLGLGFIDAGYSGDWSRIGVISKETEDLLKVVAFLVIPLCFFIIFSISKTREE, encoded by the exons ATGCTGACCACACACAAAGGTGTCATCTTAACCACCCTTTTCTCTTCCTTTTGTGTGAAGGTGAAGGTGAAGGCCAAGTCGAAGAAGAACATCAATGGAAAACCAAGAATTTCAATGGCAAAAAAGGATAACTTTTCTCAAAAGTCAACGCTCAATTCTTCATTGAAGATTGTTTCTCAAGCGGCTGTTGCTGTTCTTGGATTGGGATTCATTGATGCTGG GTATAGTGGAGACTGGTCAAGAATTGGGGTGATCTCAAAAGAAACCGAAGATTTACTCAAAGTAGTAGCTTTTCTTGTAATTCCTTTGTGTTTTTTCATCATATTTTCCATCTCCAAGACACGTGAGGAATGA